Sequence from the Pyrobaculum neutrophilum V24Sta genome:
AGCTGAGGTACTACACAGACCCCAACAACAGGAGGCTTGCGGGGAGGATAGAGGCGTTTCACGGATTGCCCAGCGGATCCGTGGTGGTTACGGCCGGAGCCGATGAGGGCCTAAGACTCGCGATGCAACTGGCGGCGCACATCGACGGGAGGTTGGCCATAGTGGAGCCCACCTACGGGATGGCGCGCGTGATCGCCCGGCAGATCGGCATAAGGCCTCTAGTTGCCACATACGGGGAGGACCTCGCGTTGGATGTGGACGGGTTGGTCAAGCTGGGCGCCACCACGGCGTATATCTGCTCCCCCAACAACCCCACGGGCCACGTGGTGAGGGAGGTCGAGGAGCTGGCGGCTAGGTTCAACGGCCTGATAATCCTCGACGGCGCATACGCCGAGTTCGCGGGCTACTGGGCGCCTAGGCTCTACGAATACGGCAACGTCGTCGAGGTGAGGACTTTCTCCAAGGCGTGGGGTCTCGCGGGGCTTAGGGTGGGCTACGTCGTCGCCCACAAGAGAACCGCGGAGAGGCTTAGGGCGCTTTCGCCGCCCCACCCGATCTCCTCCTTCTCGGCAAGAGTCGTGGAGAACGCCCTGGAGAGGGGCAGAGGCTACGTCGAACGATCGATCCAGGAGATGGCTAGAGTTAGGGAGTGGACACTGCCCAGGGTTGCCTTCGACAAATACCACGGCCCGGTCAACTTCATAACTGTGAAAACTCCCAACGCCGAGCAGACCGCGGCGGCTCTGGAGAGGGAGG
This genomic interval carries:
- a CDS encoding pyridoxal phosphate-dependent aminotransferase; the protein is MQMPEFDFAYDEPDVGYGKVRLHFNENLFLPEDYYREITPSVEPWELRYYTDPNNRRLAGRIEAFHGLPSGSVVVTAGADEGLRLAMQLAAHIDGRLAIVEPTYGMARVIARQIGIRPLVATYGEDLALDVDGLVKLGATTAYICSPNNPTGHVVREVEELAARFNGLIILDGAYAEFAGYWAPRLYEYGNVVEVRTFSKAWGLAGLRVGYVVAHKRTAERLRALSPPHPISSFSARVVENALERGRGYVERSIQEMARVREWTLPRVAFDKYHGPVNFITVKTPNAEQTAAALEREGYVVRVLGGKPLCPSCIRFTLAPLEVMERFVPALEKALKS